The Nitrospira sp. sequence GATGGGTCCCGCTGTTCTGCCGCATGCTGACGAAAAAAGCGGACTCCGGCCTCTTCAAATTGGTGGCCGATATGACCGCCGATTGGATGGAATTTGAGACGGCGTTTTTAGGCGTCACCCCTCAACCTTATACGGAAACCGATTATCGTCCGGCGACGTTCAGCTCTCCTGAGGGCCAGACGTATGAATGTGGTGCACAAGATCAGGGGAACGAATTGACTATGTTGCTGAACGAAGTCGGAGCGCAATCGTTCATGGACGTGAAAGAAAAAGACAAGAGTAACGAAGAAGAGGGACCTTCGGGTACCGCATAAGCGAATCGATAGCAGCGATTTCAGTGGACGCATTGTTTACAATCATTGAGAGGAGGGAGTAGCACTATGAGAGTAGCGCAGACGACCAACAAGAAATTGGTGTTTGCCATTCTTCTCTCCGCCCTCACCGTCGGATTCATGCTGACGTTGGGGCGAGTACCACTGGCCGTCAGTCAACCGGTCACCATACCGGCTAAGACGGTCAAGGGCCCAATCCCGATGGACGGCGCTAACCCCGTGTGGGAAAGTGTTCCGGGCGTCATTGTTCCGTTGAGCGGTCAGCTGATCACGACGCCGATGCACCCGAATATTTCGGTGAAGTCGGTATTCGTCAAAGCCATGACCAACGGCAAAGAGGTTGGGCTGCGTTTAGAGTGGGTTGATCAGACGAAGAATGACACAGCGATTGGCCCGCAGGATTTCCGGGACCAGGTCGCGGTGATGTTTCCCGTGAACACTGCCGGTGCTCCGCCGTTCCAGTGCATGGGGCAGTCTGGTGGAACAACCAATATCTGGCGCTGGAATGCCGAATGGCAGAAGGACATCGGGAAGGACAGTGCGGGAATTTGGGATGTGGACGACCAGTATCCGGGCATTTTCTGGGATTATTACTTTGAAGAGCCTGCCGGTGGTGTCACCTATCCAGATCGCATCGGCCGGAGCCTCGGGCCATTCAATTCCGGCATCTGGTCGGGAAATATCATGTCGGACCCAACGCTGCGCGTGAGTTCAGTCGAAGATCTCAACGCGAACGGCTTCAGCACTTTGACGACACAAGCTCATCAGGATGTGATCGGCAATGGTGTGTGGGAACCGTCAGGATCCGTTAAGGGCGGAGGCTATACCGGTCCGACATGGCGTGTGGTCGTCAAACGGACATTGGAAAACGGCGATG is a genomic window containing:
- a CDS encoding nitrite oxidoreductase, gamma subunit, yielding MVFAILLSALTVGFMLTLGRVPLAVSQPVTIPAKTVKGPIPMDGANPVWESVPGVIVPLSGQLITTPMHPNISVKSVFVKAMTNGKEVGLRLEWVDQTKNDTAIGPQDFRDQVAVMFPVNTAGAPPFQCMGQSGGTTNIWRWNAEWQKDIGKDSAGIWDVDDQYPGIFWDYYFEEPAGGVTYPDRIGRSLGPFNSGIWSGNIMSDPTLRVSSVEDLNANGFSTLTTQAHQDVIGNGVWEPSGSVKGGGYTGPTWRVVVKRTLENGDANDIQFKAGASVPIAFAVWDGANIERNGMKSLSTWFTLKL